One genomic region from Arthrobacter sp. FB24 encodes:
- a CDS encoding SDR family oxidoreductase — translation MTSSNDASGTAAGPYQAAGSLQGRTILMSGGSRGIGLAIALRAACDGANIVLMAKTGQPHAKLEGTVFSAAEQLLAAGGQALPIVGDVRNDEDVAGAVAAAVERFGGIDIVINNASAIDLSKTDAVDMKRYDLMQDINVRGTFLLSKLALPALRRSSSAHILTLSPPLNLDPKWAGMHLAYTMAKYGMSLTTLGLAEELKEDRINVNSLWPCTLIDTAAIRNMPGGENMVKAARGPEIMADAAHAVLTGGNLQAGGGSPSGNFYTDEQVLSAAGVADFSPYSLGAPEDRLVPDIFL, via the coding sequence ATGACTTCAAGCAACGATGCTTCGGGCACCGCCGCAGGGCCGTACCAGGCCGCCGGTTCCCTTCAGGGCCGCACCATTCTGATGTCGGGCGGCAGCCGCGGGATCGGCCTGGCTATTGCCCTCCGCGCCGCATGTGACGGCGCCAACATAGTACTGATGGCAAAGACCGGCCAGCCGCACGCGAAACTGGAAGGGACGGTCTTCAGCGCTGCGGAACAGCTGCTGGCGGCGGGCGGCCAGGCACTCCCGATCGTGGGCGACGTGCGCAACGACGAAGACGTCGCCGGGGCGGTTGCCGCCGCCGTCGAACGCTTTGGCGGGATCGACATTGTGATCAACAATGCCTCCGCAATCGACCTGTCCAAGACGGACGCCGTGGACATGAAGCGCTACGACCTGATGCAGGACATCAATGTCCGGGGCACCTTCCTGCTCTCCAAGCTCGCGCTTCCTGCCCTCCGCCGTTCGTCGTCCGCCCACATCCTCACCCTGTCGCCGCCGCTGAACCTGGATCCCAAATGGGCCGGCATGCACCTTGCCTACACGATGGCCAAATACGGAATGAGCCTCACCACGCTCGGCCTGGCCGAAGAACTCAAGGAAGACCGGATCAACGTCAACTCACTCTGGCCCTGCACCCTGATCGACACCGCAGCCATCCGCAACATGCCCGGCGGCGAGAACATGGTGAAGGCCGCCCGCGGGCCGGAGATCATGGCGGATGCGGCGCATGCCGTGCTGACGGGAGGCAACCTGCAGGCAGGCGGCGGCTCGCCGAGCGGCAATTTCTACACGGATGAACAGGTGCTCTCCGCGGCGGGAGTTGCTGATTTTTCCCCGTACAGCCTGGGCGCGCCGGAGGACCGGCTGGTCCCTGACATTTTCCTCTGA
- a CDS encoding biotin--[acetyl-CoA-carboxylase] ligase, translating into MDAPQPADGQDPNNTQSSEPGPERRNPDVPSAAQPDAVPRVGLNRAELGSEEFLSANGIAQLTVVDSTGSTNADLLQGVTVDPRAWPDLSVLTAEHQTAARGRLDRHWEAPPLSSVSVSIVLRPVNAEGRPLPTHSYSWFSLLAALALREALLETAGIPAEIKWPNDVMVRGRKIAGILAQLGPMGDGSVPPVILGTGLNVTLTAGELPVPTATSVLLENARTVDRTVLLKSYLSRFAALYRNFCNADGDPAAGMAGGPSLHKRVESVMTTLGKQVRAQLPGDHEIIGHASRLDEYGSLLVVDSARHEHVVTAGDVVHLRPWTPPGTGGGSGTETGTGTGTAESGYA; encoded by the coding sequence ATGGACGCCCCACAGCCTGCCGACGGCCAGGACCCGAACAACACGCAGTCTTCCGAGCCCGGCCCGGAGCGGCGGAACCCCGACGTTCCTTCCGCTGCCCAGCCGGACGCGGTTCCCCGCGTCGGTCTCAACAGGGCCGAGTTGGGCAGTGAGGAATTCCTGTCCGCCAACGGCATAGCGCAGCTGACGGTGGTGGACTCGACAGGCTCCACCAACGCGGACCTCCTGCAGGGTGTGACCGTGGATCCCCGCGCCTGGCCGGACCTTTCGGTGTTGACGGCGGAGCACCAGACCGCGGCCCGCGGCCGGCTGGACCGCCACTGGGAGGCGCCGCCCCTGAGCTCCGTTTCCGTGTCGATCGTCCTCCGCCCGGTCAACGCGGAAGGACGGCCGCTGCCGACGCACAGTTACTCCTGGTTCTCGCTGCTCGCCGCGCTTGCGCTGCGTGAGGCACTCCTGGAAACGGCAGGAATACCGGCCGAAATCAAATGGCCCAACGACGTGATGGTGCGCGGCCGGAAAATCGCGGGCATCCTGGCGCAGCTTGGACCCATGGGGGACGGCTCCGTTCCGCCGGTGATTCTGGGCACGGGGCTCAATGTGACCCTTACTGCAGGGGAGCTTCCCGTTCCCACGGCCACGTCAGTGCTGCTGGAGAATGCCCGCACCGTGGACCGCACGGTACTCCTCAAGAGTTACCTTTCGCGGTTTGCCGCGCTCTATCGAAACTTCTGCAATGCCGACGGCGACCCCGCTGCCGGGATGGCAGGCGGACCCTCGCTGCACAAGCGGGTCGAGTCGGTCATGACCACCCTCGGCAAGCAAGTGCGCGCACAACTGCCCGGTGACCACGAGATCATCGGCCATGCCTCCCGCCTGGACGAATACGGTTCCCTCCTAGTGGTCGATTCGGCCCGGCACGAACACGTCGTGACGGCCGGTGACGTCGTCCACCTCCGGCCGTGGACCCCGCCTGGCACAGGCGGCGGTTCAGGAACCGAAACGGGCACCGGCACGGGCACCGCCGAAAGCGGATATGCGTAA
- a CDS encoding PH domain-containing protein, with protein MRKDLLPGEQVITVTRPQPRKLFFPGLLFIVAPALGAFASAWIVKGEPARLVPLITGEWTFWLVAVCAGAVAWILLGYCLPRVLRWHATQYVLTSRRIIARYGMLRRRDIQIPLAHVHHIGVSQSLWQRILRSGNISLDTGQGADAVIPDVPEAVRFRNFVLDAIDDLPPGVVFEADRARQLAGEAQYYRPREAGEQWDSREGGRDER; from the coding sequence ATGCGTAAAGACCTCCTGCCGGGTGAACAGGTCATCACTGTGACCCGGCCGCAGCCCCGGAAGCTCTTTTTTCCGGGGCTGCTGTTCATCGTTGCTCCTGCCCTGGGCGCCTTCGCCAGTGCCTGGATCGTGAAAGGCGAGCCAGCCAGGCTGGTTCCGCTGATCACCGGGGAATGGACGTTCTGGCTCGTCGCAGTGTGCGCCGGGGCCGTCGCGTGGATACTGTTGGGGTACTGCCTGCCTCGCGTGCTCCGGTGGCACGCTACGCAGTACGTCCTGACCAGCCGGCGGATAATTGCCCGTTATGGCATGTTGCGCAGGCGGGACATCCAGATCCCGCTCGCTCACGTCCATCACATAGGCGTCAGTCAGTCACTCTGGCAACGCATATTGCGGTCCGGGAATATATCGTTGGATACCGGACAGGGTGCGGATGCCGTCATCCCGGATGTGCCGGAGGCAGTGAGGTTCCGGAATTTCGTTCTCGATGCCATCGATGACCTGCCACCCGGTGTGGTCTTCGAGGCAGACCGGGCGCGGCAACTAGCCGGGGAAGCACAGTACTACCGGCCGCGGGAAGCGGGAGAGCAGTGGGATTCGAGAGAAGGTGGAAGAGATGAGCGTTGA
- a CDS encoding adenylate/guanylate cyclase domain-containing protein, translating into MSVENAGPVDEAERSEMPSPPDAVVETATLEAAVLEDASLDTVSVEAPLLETSVAGDPAGTPSATHQPIPHDPAPYDPAPAGTSPTEAPPTGTLSAERLAAKALEARLLGGERKLRRREVAAGAGLSLLSARKLWRALGFPNLGDEDVAFTERDQAALSTVVDLVRAGKLTEEAAISVTRAIGQMTDRMVVWQIEALVEDMVHRQGVSDAVARKRLVNQLPSLVDALEEMLVYSWRRQLNAGVQRLAVRAEAGLQASEEGREGDEDDAPLPLARAVGFADLVSYTSLSRRMNEKTLAQLVQRFENKCAEIISVGGGRLVKTVGDEVLYIAETPAAGAEISLALSQAFTEDEILPEARVAMVWGRILSRLGDIYGPTVNLAARLTALADPGTVLVDSMTAAALEHDERFVLVPQKAEEVRGFGEIHPVLLQRGSGSGLVLD; encoded by the coding sequence ATGAGCGTTGAGAATGCCGGACCCGTGGACGAGGCCGAGCGGTCCGAGATGCCCTCACCGCCGGACGCAGTAGTGGAAACCGCCACCCTTGAAGCCGCTGTGCTGGAAGATGCCTCGCTGGACACAGTTTCGGTGGAGGCGCCCTTGCTCGAAACCTCCGTAGCCGGGGACCCCGCCGGCACGCCGTCGGCAACCCACCAGCCGATACCACACGACCCCGCCCCCTACGATCCGGCTCCGGCGGGAACATCCCCGACTGAGGCACCCCCCACCGGGACACTCTCCGCCGAACGGCTCGCAGCCAAGGCGCTCGAAGCCAGGCTCCTTGGCGGTGAGCGAAAGCTCCGCCGCCGCGAGGTGGCGGCCGGTGCCGGACTGTCACTGCTGTCAGCCCGCAAGTTGTGGCGCGCCCTGGGCTTTCCCAACCTCGGCGACGAGGACGTGGCCTTCACCGAACGCGACCAGGCGGCGCTGTCCACCGTGGTGGACCTGGTCCGCGCCGGGAAGCTCACCGAAGAGGCGGCCATCTCGGTGACCCGTGCCATCGGGCAGATGACTGACCGGATGGTGGTGTGGCAAATCGAAGCCCTGGTGGAGGACATGGTCCACCGGCAGGGCGTGTCGGACGCTGTGGCCCGCAAGCGGCTGGTCAATCAGCTCCCGTCCCTCGTGGACGCCCTCGAGGAAATGCTCGTTTACTCCTGGCGCCGGCAGCTCAACGCTGGTGTCCAGCGTCTTGCCGTGCGGGCCGAAGCCGGACTGCAGGCGAGTGAAGAGGGCCGCGAAGGCGATGAGGATGACGCGCCATTGCCCCTCGCGAGGGCAGTGGGCTTTGCCGACCTGGTCTCCTATACCAGCCTCTCCAGGCGCATGAACGAGAAGACGCTCGCCCAGCTGGTTCAGCGTTTCGAAAACAAGTGCGCCGAAATCATCTCGGTAGGCGGTGGCCGCCTGGTGAAGACAGTGGGCGACGAAGTCCTTTATATTGCCGAGACGCCTGCGGCGGGTGCCGAGATTTCCCTCGCCCTGTCACAGGCCTTTACCGAGGACGAGATCCTGCCAGAGGCCCGGGTTGCCATGGTGTGGGGACGGATCCTCTCGCGTCTGGGCGACATCTACGGGCCCACTGTTAATCTCGCCGCCCGGCTGACGGCACTGGCCGACCCCGGCACGGTGCTGGTGGACTCGATGACTGCCGCCGCCTTGGAACACGACGAGCGGTTTGTGCTGGTGCCGCAAAAGGCCGAGGAAGTCCGCGGCTTCGGCGAAATCCACCCGGTCCTGCTGCAGCGCGGCAGCGGCAGTGGCCTCGTCCTGGACTGA
- a CDS encoding Ig-like domain-containing protein, with translation MKRPFRSVTPKSEPTPNRRRAGILRATAFAVAGAALVAGAIIYPGFKTTEVELNDGGVWVVSKTKNAVGRLNYPSRVLDGAVTPASTTFDILQNSGNVFVDDETGSTLNQVSPANMQLGGDKQLPGSADVSFGSAVISVTDAAKGKVWALSPSTVNGFDEEATEPALVGSEGLVSAVGTDDRIYSADPKTGVVTVTAVDANGEVVSSESGTWDGLKGAGDLQLAVVGDKPVVLDAGRGKLFLPGGRGLDLENARDAKLQQSGPASDVVAVATRKALLKQPLDGSAAKTVSFDGEGVPAAPVQLGGCVHAAWSGANKYVRDCVNDADDKNVEVPKASASPSYVFRVNRDLVVLNDVNSGNVWLVNQNMQLVNNWDDVVPPQQTSDDADKDSADEVQQTVLPDRTKPNSAPVAKPDTFGVRAGKTAILPVLDNDTDPDGDILTVRAPDAISSGLLAPIYGSTGFQVSVPADKTGSETFRYAVDDGRGLSASSDVTLNIIPPGENSAPRRKPNRNTTLVVQAGKLVSQNILTDWIDPDGDDLYVVSASGSDPRDQVKARPDGLLSFQDAGSEPGRKVVTVTVSDGQSTAEDKVTVDVRAPGALPPIANADHIVAVAGVDTVMAPLKNDSDPQGGALRLAQVTPDGNSTATMGADQQTFTFNSTAEGAHYVTYLVTNGPASAQQLVRVDVVPGNGDGAPVAVRDTALLPSGGNVLVDVLGNDSDPSGGVLVVQSVTAAEGQPVSASVLDHSVIRITDIRAEGQLNVKYTISNGKASASGDIAVLVVPAPAKLQAPQAKPDEVSVRAGDVVTIPVLENDTDPNGGKLTLEPELAQKPDDADGRMFRSGGTLRFIAGDVPKTVYAIYKVTNESGQSDSQQVTIRIRARDDERNTRPEPKNLTARVVAGMVVRMPVPLDGIDSDGDSVQLIGVDKAPAMGTAVVKDGYLEFTATATAAGTDTFTYRVRDRIGAENTGTVIVGIAPPEANNQKPIAVDDAVDVRPGRQIAVDALSNDSDPDGDPIGLVANGFEARPELRVESADGGKVLLTAPGAAGNESISYKIQDDKKAQGSAVIRVRVSPDSALKFPVAQDDVVTPAETLGKSAVEVPVLKNDSDPDGVAAELKVALPDGNPNARVGGDGTVVVSLAPKDQLVPYTVTDVDGQSATAVIWVPGQGEQRPTLARTDVLEVMAGKEATIDLGEYVRVRDGRTARITQADKVSVQGADPGNIITGNGNALRYAALSDYVGPGSVTFEVTDGSGPDDPQGLKSTLTVITRVIPDPNANHEPTFSGTDLEVPLAETASLDLGNLAKDVDDGDQEKLTFELDGTLPEGFKATVEGQTLKVSADSGMAAGRKGIIPLRVTDGRSGAVKAAVTATVVASNRPLPAANEDVIDNANAGRTETINVLANDFNPFEENPLKIISAMVETGSAAGAPAVNGDSITVTPAEGSKGIMVIRYTVLDKTGDPSRQASGRVRVTVRDKPDAPSAPSATDVRSRTAVLKWAPPSDNGAAISKYTVTSSGFSQDCATTTCTLSGLTNDVKYVFTVTATNEVGVSAASVASNEIRPDEKPSPPEAPTVKAGDKNMVIAWPAAKTEGSAVKGYNLEISPPPANGVAVKNGVTGLNYTWPGLTNGVRYKVRAQAVNELGPSDWGIYSSEDNPAGVPAAPAAPTSAVASAVGTTNQLRVNWSEPDTNGDPIRNYFVTMSGGGGAPQTQTVAGTVRTANFTANNSEAEYTFTVQAENKAGKGAVSPPSAPRRATGKLGQVSGVSVTPADTGGAGRKVTVNFKELTAAERNGSAYGEVSYSYNASTGQGGPIKPGQTVGGFTNGDATSITVVANSTVAPSSDASAAARATPYGAPGTPSASGQNGGQNQKSLSFSWSSPSTATNDVAYTRINIDGRGWETVAASGTRTVNTGGFDERHSIQVQTVNSVGTGGPVAEATAQSGPAKTNWDAAVNGYRTCTDAPASGQTSWRSPTNAEHTCDGVIRGYPWIYGSGPSFTVNCFMWRTVPDARGTYKWYRINTHPDGRFVGRTIQVGNTTLGEPESHGIPQCS, from the coding sequence ATGAAACGGCCATTTCGATCCGTGACGCCCAAATCGGAACCGACGCCGAACCGTCGGCGTGCGGGGATTCTCCGAGCCACCGCTTTTGCGGTGGCGGGTGCTGCTTTGGTGGCTGGTGCGATTATTTATCCGGGGTTCAAGACCACTGAGGTGGAGTTGAACGACGGCGGTGTGTGGGTGGTCAGTAAGACGAAGAATGCTGTTGGCCGGTTGAATTATCCGTCGCGTGTCCTCGATGGTGCGGTGACGCCGGCGAGTACCACGTTCGATATCCTGCAGAACTCCGGGAATGTCTTTGTTGACGATGAGACCGGCTCGACTCTGAATCAGGTGTCGCCGGCGAATATGCAGCTGGGCGGGGATAAGCAGTTGCCGGGTTCGGCTGATGTCAGTTTCGGTTCCGCTGTGATTTCGGTGACGGATGCGGCCAAGGGCAAGGTGTGGGCTCTTTCGCCGTCCACGGTGAACGGCTTCGATGAGGAGGCTACTGAGCCTGCTTTGGTTGGTTCGGAGGGTTTGGTGTCCGCTGTCGGGACCGATGACCGGATTTACAGTGCGGATCCGAAGACGGGTGTTGTGACTGTGACGGCTGTTGATGCCAATGGTGAGGTGGTGTCTTCGGAGTCGGGCACGTGGGACGGGCTGAAGGGTGCCGGTGATCTGCAGCTGGCGGTGGTGGGGGATAAGCCTGTGGTCCTGGATGCGGGGCGGGGGAAGTTGTTCCTGCCGGGCGGTCGTGGGCTGGATTTGGAGAACGCGCGGGATGCGAAGTTGCAGCAGTCCGGTCCGGCGTCGGATGTTGTTGCGGTGGCGACGCGGAAGGCGTTGTTGAAGCAGCCGTTGGATGGTTCGGCGGCGAAGACGGTGTCCTTTGACGGTGAGGGTGTTCCGGCGGCTCCGGTGCAGTTGGGCGGGTGTGTTCATGCGGCGTGGTCGGGGGCGAATAAGTATGTCCGTGACTGTGTGAATGATGCTGATGATAAGAACGTTGAGGTGCCGAAGGCGAGTGCATCGCCGTCGTATGTGTTCCGGGTGAACCGGGACCTGGTGGTGTTGAACGATGTGAACTCGGGCAATGTGTGGCTGGTGAACCAGAACATGCAGCTGGTCAACAACTGGGACGACGTCGTCCCGCCGCAGCAGACCTCGGATGACGCGGACAAGGATTCCGCGGACGAGGTGCAGCAGACCGTGCTGCCGGACCGGACCAAGCCCAACAGTGCGCCGGTTGCCAAACCGGACACCTTCGGAGTCCGCGCAGGCAAGACCGCCATCCTCCCAGTCCTGGACAACGACACCGACCCCGACGGCGACATCCTCACGGTCCGCGCCCCGGATGCGATCAGCTCCGGGCTCCTAGCCCCTATCTACGGTTCCACCGGTTTCCAGGTCAGCGTACCGGCGGACAAGACCGGCTCCGAGACGTTCAGATACGCTGTGGACGACGGCCGCGGCCTCAGCGCCTCCTCCGATGTCACCCTCAACATCATTCCGCCGGGGGAGAACTCGGCCCCCCGCCGGAAGCCGAACCGGAACACCACCCTCGTAGTGCAGGCCGGCAAGCTCGTCAGCCAGAACATCCTGACCGACTGGATCGACCCGGACGGCGACGACCTTTACGTGGTCAGTGCCAGCGGCAGCGACCCCCGCGACCAGGTCAAGGCCCGGCCGGACGGCCTGCTCAGTTTCCAGGACGCCGGCTCCGAGCCCGGCCGCAAAGTAGTCACCGTGACGGTCTCCGACGGCCAGTCCACTGCCGAAGACAAAGTCACCGTAGACGTGCGCGCCCCGGGAGCGCTTCCGCCGATCGCCAACGCAGACCACATTGTCGCCGTCGCCGGCGTGGACACGGTTATGGCGCCGCTGAAGAACGATTCGGACCCGCAGGGCGGAGCGCTCCGTCTCGCGCAGGTCACTCCCGACGGAAACTCCACTGCCACCATGGGAGCGGACCAGCAGACCTTCACCTTCAACTCCACTGCCGAGGGCGCACACTATGTGACCTACCTCGTGACCAACGGCCCGGCCAGCGCACAGCAACTGGTACGCGTGGACGTCGTTCCCGGCAACGGCGACGGCGCCCCGGTCGCCGTCCGCGACACCGCCTTGCTGCCCAGCGGCGGCAATGTGCTGGTGGACGTCCTCGGCAACGATTCGGACCCCTCGGGCGGGGTGCTGGTGGTTCAGTCCGTCACCGCGGCCGAGGGCCAGCCGGTCAGCGCATCGGTGCTGGACCACTCGGTCATCAGGATCACCGACATCCGGGCAGAAGGGCAGCTCAACGTCAAGTACACGATTTCCAACGGTAAGGCCTCCGCCAGCGGGGACATTGCCGTGCTGGTGGTTCCAGCACCGGCCAAGCTCCAGGCCCCGCAGGCCAAGCCGGACGAGGTGTCGGTCCGGGCGGGCGACGTTGTCACCATTCCTGTGCTGGAGAACGACACCGACCCCAACGGCGGCAAGCTCACCCTTGAACCCGAACTGGCGCAGAAGCCCGACGACGCCGACGGCCGCATGTTCCGCTCCGGCGGGACCCTGCGCTTCATCGCCGGGGACGTTCCCAAGACTGTCTATGCGATTTACAAGGTCACCAATGAATCCGGGCAGTCGGACTCCCAGCAGGTCACCATCCGCATCCGCGCCCGCGATGACGAACGGAACACCCGCCCCGAGCCGAAGAACCTGACCGCACGCGTGGTGGCCGGCATGGTGGTGCGGATGCCGGTGCCCTTGGACGGGATCGATTCCGACGGCGACTCCGTGCAGCTGATCGGCGTGGACAAGGCTCCGGCAATGGGAACGGCCGTGGTGAAGGACGGGTACCTCGAGTTCACTGCTACCGCAACGGCCGCCGGCACCGACACCTTCACCTACCGTGTCCGGGACCGGATCGGCGCCGAGAACACCGGCACCGTAATTGTCGGCATTGCCCCGCCGGAGGCCAACAACCAGAAGCCCATTGCGGTGGATGACGCCGTGGATGTCCGGCCAGGGCGCCAGATCGCCGTCGACGCGCTCAGCAACGACTCGGACCCTGACGGGGACCCCATCGGCCTGGTGGCCAACGGCTTTGAGGCACGCCCCGAACTCCGGGTCGAGAGCGCAGACGGGGGGAAAGTACTGCTCACGGCACCCGGCGCCGCGGGCAACGAAAGCATCAGCTACAAGATCCAGGATGACAAGAAGGCCCAGGGCAGCGCCGTGATCCGGGTCCGGGTCAGTCCCGACTCCGCCCTGAAGTTCCCGGTCGCGCAGGACGATGTGGTCACGCCAGCCGAGACACTGGGCAAATCCGCCGTCGAGGTCCCGGTCCTCAAGAACGACTCGGACCCCGACGGCGTCGCCGCCGAACTCAAGGTCGCCCTGCCGGACGGCAATCCGAACGCGCGCGTCGGAGGTGACGGCACCGTCGTCGTGTCCCTCGCCCCGAAGGACCAGCTGGTCCCCTACACCGTCACCGACGTCGACGGCCAAAGCGCGACGGCGGTCATCTGGGTTCCCGGTCAAGGGGAACAACGCCCCACCCTGGCCCGCACCGACGTCCTGGAAGTGATGGCAGGCAAAGAAGCTACCATCGACCTGGGCGAGTACGTCCGCGTACGGGACGGACGCACCGCCCGGATCACCCAGGCGGACAAGGTAAGCGTCCAGGGAGCGGACCCCGGGAACATCATCACCGGCAACGGAAACGCGCTGCGCTACGCGGCGCTTAGTGACTACGTGGGGCCTGGCTCTGTCACGTTTGAAGTGACGGATGGTTCCGGTCCGGACGATCCGCAGGGGCTGAAGTCCACGCTGACCGTCATCACCCGGGTGATCCCGGACCCCAACGCCAACCACGAGCCCACGTTCAGCGGAACCGACCTCGAGGTGCCGCTGGCCGAAACTGCCAGCCTGGACCTGGGCAACCTGGCAAAGGACGTTGACGACGGGGACCAGGAGAAGCTCACCTTCGAGCTGGACGGCACACTGCCGGAAGGTTTCAAGGCAACCGTTGAGGGCCAGACGCTCAAGGTCAGCGCTGACTCCGGCATGGCCGCGGGTCGCAAGGGGATCATTCCGCTCAGGGTGACGGACGGCCGCTCCGGTGCGGTAAAGGCTGCGGTGACCGCGACCGTCGTCGCCTCCAACAGGCCGCTCCCCGCCGCCAACGAGGACGTCATCGACAATGCCAACGCCGGCCGGACCGAGACCATCAACGTCCTTGCCAATGATTTCAATCCTTTCGAGGAAAACCCGCTCAAGATCATCTCTGCCATGGTTGAAACCGGTTCTGCCGCCGGTGCTCCTGCCGTGAACGGGGACTCGATTACCGTCACCCCCGCCGAAGGCTCCAAGGGAATCATGGTGATTCGCTACACCGTGCTGGACAAGACCGGGGACCCCTCCCGGCAGGCAAGCGGCCGTGTGCGCGTCACCGTCCGGGACAAACCGGATGCCCCGTCGGCCCCATCCGCAACGGACGTGCGCAGCCGCACCGCCGTTCTTAAGTGGGCCCCGCCCTCCGACAACGGGGCGGCCATCAGCAAGTACACTGTCACGTCCAGCGGCTTCAGCCAGGACTGCGCCACCACCACCTGCACGCTCAGTGGCCTGACCAACGACGTCAAGTACGTTTTCACCGTCACTGCCACTAACGAAGTGGGGGTCTCGGCGGCATCGGTGGCGTCCAACGAGATCAGGCCGGATGAGAAGCCCTCGCCTCCGGAGGCACCCACGGTAAAAGCCGGCGACAAGAACATGGTCATCGCCTGGCCTGCGGCGAAGACCGAGGGCTCAGCCGTCAAGGGCTACAACCTGGAGATTTCGCCGCCGCCGGCCAACGGGGTTGCCGTGAAGAACGGGGTCACCGGCCTGAACTACACCTGGCCGGGACTGACCAACGGCGTGCGCTACAAGGTCCGTGCCCAGGCCGTCAACGAGCTTGGCCCCTCCGACTGGGGCATCTACTCGTCCGAAGATAATCCTGCGGGGGTACCCGCGGCTCCAGCCGCGCCGACGTCTGCCGTGGCCTCAGCTGTCGGAACCACGAACCAGCTGCGCGTTAACTGGTCGGAACCCGACACCAACGGTGATCCGATCAGGAACTACTTCGTCACGATGAGCGGAGGCGGCGGCGCGCCGCAGACCCAGACCGTAGCCGGGACAGTGCGCACCGCAAACTTCACGGCAAACAACTCCGAAGCTGAGTACACCTTTACGGTGCAGGCCGAAAACAAAGCGGGAAAGGGTGCCGTTAGCCCGCCGTCCGCGCCGCGGCGCGCCACCGGCAAACTCGGCCAGGTCTCGGGGGTCAGCGTTACCCCGGCAGACACCGGGGGAGCAGGGCGGAAGGTGACCGTCAACTTCAAGGAGCTGACCGCTGCCGAACGCAACGGCTCTGCCTACGGTGAAGTCAGCTACAGCTACAACGCCAGCACCGGCCAAGGCGGCCCCATCAAGCCGGGGCAAACCGTGGGTGGCTTCACCAATGGTGATGCCACGTCCATCACCGTGGTGGCCAACTCCACTGTGGCCCCAAGCTCGGACGCCAGCGCTGCAGCCAGGGCCACGCCGTACGGTGCGCCGGGAACGCCGTCGGCGTCGGGCCAGAACGGCGGCCAGAACCAGAAGTCCCTTAGCTTCAGCTGGTCCTCACCATCGACGGCGACGAACGACGTCGCTTACACACGGATCAATATCGATGGCCGGGGCTGGGAAACTGTCGCGGCGTCCGGAACGCGGACGGTGAACACCGGCGGCTTTGACGAACGGCACTCGATTCAGGTGCAGACCGTCAACTCCGTGGGCACCGGCGGGCCCGTTGCCGAAGCCACGGCCCAGTCCGGCCCGGCCAAGACAAATTGGGATGCCGCGGTCAACGGTTACCGCACGTGCACGGACGCGCCTGCCTCAGGGCAAACCTCGTGGCGGTCGCCGACGAACGCGGAACATACCTGCGACGGTGTCATCCGTGGCTATCCCTGGATCTACGGCTCCGGTCCGTCCTTCACGGTCAACTGCTTCATGTGGCGCACTGTGCCTGACGCCCGCGGGACCTATAAGTGGTACCGCATCAACACCCATCCTGACGGCCGCTTCGTGGGCCGGACCATCCAGGTCGGCAATACCACCCTGGGCGAACCCGAGAGTCACGGAATCCCGCAATGTTCATGA